TGAGACGCACTCTAGAAAACTTTATGCATGATAAGTTGTTTTAATTCCGATCGAATCAGGACTCCTGTGCTGATAGTCTTTGTGTTCGAAAACATTGGAGATTGACAATTCATAATCTTCATAGATCTTGATTATCTTAGCTAGCTTGCAGACTTCCGATATTCGAAATCGAggttttcttaaaagaaatataGCAATTCGagaaagaataataagaagaaaTGTAGAAattcgagaaaaaaaaataaaatttgagatttttattttttatttatttaagtttagTTGTTtagattaatcttttggttttTGGTCAGGCTGAAGACTCGTGGCTTGGCGTAGGAGACCGTGCTTTGGTTTTGTTGAGGGATACCATTGAGCGGACGATGAATATCCCGTTTCTCGCAGCCATCGTCGGTGAATTCATCCTCCAATAAATGGAAAGTTTAGTGGGTTCCGCGCGTGCGCCGGCAGTGGCTATCTTGCACCCGCCATTAACATGGGCCTCCAAGAAAAAAGTCAACGGGTTGAGGGCAAAACTCGGAGATGACAATGACCCATTATTTTTAACCGCCATTAATTCAGCTTCTCTTCGTTTCCAGGAGACCAATAGACCAGGCGAGCTCATAACCTTCTATCTATCTCTGAATCATTTTATCAAACGGTAAACGAGTATCTCAACCATGGCGTTCCTGTTGTCATTTCTCCTTGCCTACCTTAATCTTTGTTTGTCGTTTCTGCATTTTGTGGGGGCCTTGTCTATTGTTTTGTTAGATTATAGGCCGTCATGTCTATTTTCGCCACTAACTTGAACCGTGTATATGGGTACCGCTGCTTTCTAGAGCAGCATTTGGCATTATTTTAAGCTGAGCAAGTTATTTTAGTAGCTGTTGGAAAGTCCCTCGTTGTTCGGTGGGTTTATGTACTAGTTTAGTCTCTTCTCTTAATAGCTTAAGCTTTGGAATTAGGTTCCGCATTTATGGGTGCTCACTACAATTACCTTTGTATGCAAGCTTTCACACTTGCTATACAACCCTTCTTTTCTCGGCCTCCCTATCGCACACGAGATGATAGTATATAGTACGCGTACTTTCAGCCTAAAGAGCAAAGCTTGTATTCCCCACCAAGAAATTTTCAATGAATAccaaattatttcttttttctctgtggcatatcttttatttcttttcccaGGGACAACGTTGTTCTTTGACATTTGACGCGTTATGAAGAATTTCGATGTCAATGTGATTAGTGCTTTCATTTGCAGAGCCTCTATTTGTAGATCCATATGCTGGTTGCTTTGTTTCTCCAAATGTTAAGATGGATATGAGACAATGCTCGCACCACTATTGCCTCGCAACTAAGTTCATCGATGATAAGTTGCTTCGTACAGTGAACCTTATTGATGGAGTCAAGCAGGTATTTGGGTTATCAAAGTAGTGGGACTTGGGCTGATTTTACGTGTGTGAAGTTTGACAGATTATATTTTCGTACGTATGGGCAGGTTGTTCTGTTAACGGATGGCATGGACACTCGGCCATATAGGCTTAGTTGGCCGACTTCAAccgttatttatgatttatcacCAGAAAGGGTATTCAGAAGTGCAGCAGAGAAGCTTGCCGGTTTGTGTTGCTTAACCAATTGTAGTGGTTTATGATCTTTAACTTTTCAGTTGCATGCACTTGAATAGATATTTGCTTTCAGTTCAGAAAATTGTTATCGGCACATCAAACTGTGTGGACATCATCTGGATTACCCTTGCTGTTGTTTGTCTTGGAAAAGTAGTGTGCAGCAAGAGCATCACAATTTCTCACTCATGTCTTCCTGTCATTCTTGCGGAGGGGgataaaagaaaacatttcaacatgttctgacttttcttaaaaatcatcAGGTGTCGGGGCAAAAATTCCCAGAAACTGCATATTCCTTCACGTTCCAATGGAGTCCTCTAGCATACAGCAGAGTCTCTGTGCAAAGGGTTTCAATGGGAATCAACCAAGTATATGGGTCATCCAGGTAATTAAGACTTTAGTGTCGCCTTCAACAAAAGTTACAAAACCCTgccaagaaacaaaatatttgggGTGCTTAAGTAGGTAAGACAGTCATCTTTCTATGTTATTATAGGGGCCGCCTGTGATGACTTTGGCAAGTTTTGAAGAGGTTTTATATAGTGTGAGTAATATGGCCACGAACGGAAGTTTTTTCTTGGGAGAGTTGCCAGCCTGGTTGGCAGAAACTGAAATTGGAATCAAGGTCAAATTGCTTTtagtttgaataaaatttattatggaTCTGTTTCTTCCCTTCCCTAAAGGACCAACTTTTTCTGGTGTTTATGCAGTCAAGTACAAGgcaatggatggaaaaattaTTCATGAGCAATGGCTTCCGTGTGGATATGATTGGCTACGAGGACATTGCACGGAACTTAGGCAAGCAATTAGCTCCAGGAGATTACAAGAATATACTGTTTGTTGCAGAACAATTGCAGTTTTCTGATGATCAGGTGAGGCAGCTTGTTCCCTACTAAACCAACtttaggagtggtttggattcagaaatgaattgagatggattgagatgatttgtgaatagtagaataaaagttgaattgtttattatattttgtgtgggaatttgaaaaaattgtaatgatgagatgaaatgagttgaggtgggttttaAATGCAAACGAGGATTGTAATTGT
This genomic interval from Juglans microcarpa x Juglans regia isolate MS1-56 chromosome 4D, Jm3101_v1.0, whole genome shotgun sequence contains the following:
- the LOC121260395 gene encoding O-methyltransferase 1, chloroplastic isoform X1 — its product is MESLVGSARAPAVAILHPPLTWASKKKVNGLRAKLGDDNDPLFLTAINSASLRFQETNRPEPLFVDPYAGCFVSPNVKMDMRQCSHHYCLATKFIDDKLLRTVNLIDGVKQVVLLTDGMDTRPYRLSWPTSTVIYDLSPERVFRSAAEKLAGVGAKIPRNCIFLHVPMESSSIQQSLCAKGFNGNQPSIWVIQGPPVMTLASFEEVLYSVSNMATNGSFFLGELPAWLAETEIGIKSSTRQWMEKLFMSNGFRVDMIGYEDIARNLGKQLAPGDYKNILFVAEQLQFSDDQMETWRREFQRVEEQGDEEGFEEL
- the LOC121260395 gene encoding O-methyltransferase 1, chloroplastic isoform X2, with protein sequence MESLVGSARAPAVAILHPPLTWASKKKVNGLRAKLGDDNDPLFLTAINSASLRFQETNRPEPLFVDPYAGCFVSPNVKMDMRQCSHHYCLATKFIDDKLLRTVNLIDGVKQVVLLTDGMDTRPYRLSWPTSTVIYDLSPERVFRSAAEKLAGVGAKIPRNCIFLHVPMESSSIQQSLCAKGFNGNQPSIWVIQGPPVMTLASFEEVLYSVSNMATNGSFFLGELPAWLAETEIGIKSSTRQWMEKLFMSNGFRVDMIGYEDIARNLGKQLAPGDYKNILFVAEQLQFSDDQVRQLVPY
- the LOC121260395 gene encoding O-methyltransferase 1, chloroplastic isoform X3, with product MIVYKPLFVDPYAGCFVSPNVKMDMRQCSHHYCLATKFIDDKLLRTVNLIDGVKQVVLLTDGMDTRPYRLSWPTSTVIYDLSPERVFRSAAEKLAGVGAKIPRNCIFLHVPMESSSIQQSLCAKGFNGNQPSIWVIQGPPVMTLASFEEVLYSVSNMATNGSFFLGELPAWLAETEIGIKSSTRQWMEKLFMSNGFRVDMIGYEDIARNLGKQLAPGDYKNILFVAEQLQFSDDQMETWRREFQRVEEQGDEEGFEEL